A stretch of the Lineus longissimus chromosome 12, tnLinLong1.2, whole genome shotgun sequence genome encodes the following:
- the LOC135497267 gene encoding glutamate receptor 2-like isoform X2: MDTYSIKQRKHSNGFRHDKVTMGVALCWLLKAGFCLLLPQVASAAYGTAPKNVTFGVIIPETGGFYSKAMKLAVDLAVQRVANDPTLLPNINLLPLFKMVDSQLDTFQSITAVSEFLHNGVHFIVGPDSSTAVKATQPICQGMHIPQLAPSATDPILSSFHDLYPYLLKMSSPDSLQSTALYDLVIKMRWTRVAILTSSSDYGRNGLTEFQRLASRGDALAITSVDMFHAPYNASLTDATKQLKAIIAKGTRIVILNCLSVHAYHILTQAAQLGMLNKGWGWLVTDGVTSELPISNEPICNVTVQISRGKPLTTAKSSISNSCMETPLHLRGLLGTRPSMGAGDLYPEFVSAWENITKDMSGDQNSCCNDITSLQFMGYAVKTYDSVLVIAHGLDNFLRDGNNLSEYKANPPNLANIFAQARPDGKLLFKYLREVNIPGAMNWLNFTEQNRPFMSDYQIVNLDSKSWRVVGNWSQTSNPPLYLSNSTDIYFPSWTLEKPADFQLDLKNKTLRIVTILEAPFVMENNGSTAFPGRKYQGFCIDLLDALQEKINFKYDIHLVKDGNYGAQDAVTEEWNGIVREILDDEADIAVAPLTISYDRSQVVSFTKPYMDFGLTILMGRTTPEKDVLAFLHPFSLNLWLGFSGFLCLAAVSVWVCATFSPYGYRGRYAQRRDRSDTRWRSQSLAMSLYESVHFAFAAIVSANTDAIPRSLSGRIIGNAWWLCVFFITSSYTANLAAFLTVARLNTGVSSIEDLATQTDIKYGTVASSQPEAFFERRLTSIYGTMYEFMKYQNTNVATAAEGIAEVRKSVTSKGKSKIQAFIFDSTILDYAAQSQPCNVLTIGRVFAKAGYGLAMRKNSPFLHDFNQQVIALRDEGKLESLHTTWFKGGCPAADSASTNSGGDQLNFWSMAGVFFCFLGLFVIGMIVLICEYFIASYRRSKEADPGEIKRPTFSESISDRKKKIRNDLCYNVCGHCWPKLSHVDDDVSPTQSQTAKNDHPGFAGSNGVIPNAYAMYHTGPSPDLGISHQGSATKCPPNDFNGERYTKTSPRHHPYHGSPRMIKSVRV; this comes from the exons GCGTCATCATCCCAGAGACGGGAGGATTTTACAGCAAAGCCATGAAGCTGGCCGTGGATCTCGCTGTCCAGAGAGTGGCAAACGATCCAACCCTTCTTCCaaacatcaacctcctacctCTGTTCAAAATGGTCGACAGTCAGCTCGACACATTTCAAAGTATCACCGCAG TTTCGGAGTTCCTCCACAATGGCGTCCACTTCATCGTTGGGCCCGATTCCTCGACGGCCGTGAAGGCGACCCAGCCCATTTGTCAAGGGATGCATATCCCACAGCTGGCCCCCTCAGCCACTGACCCAATCCTTTCCAGCTTTCATGATCTCTATCCATATCTTCTAAAA ATGAGTTCCCCAGACTCTCTCCAGAGCACGGCCCTGTATGACCTGGTGATCAAGATGCGCTGGACCAGAGTAGCCATTCTGACGTCGTCCTCAGATTACG GTCGCAATGGCCTTACAGAGTTCCAGCGGTTGGCCTCAAGAGGCGACGCTTTAGCTATCACCAGTGTTGATATGTTCCACGCCCCTTACAATGCCTCGCTGACGGACGCCACCAAACAACTGAAGGCTATCATCGCCAAAG GTACTCGCATTGTCATTTTGAACTGCCTCTCCGTCCATGCCTACCACATCCTGACGCAGGCTGCCCAGCTGGGAATGCTGAATAAAGGTTGGGGCTGGTTGGTGACGGATGGAGTCACATCG GAATTGCCAATCTCAAACGAACCAATCTGTAACGTCACCGTTCAAATATCTAGAGGCAAACCACTGACCACAGCCAAG AGCAGCATATCTAACAGTTGTATGGAGACGCCGCTACACCTCAGGGGCTTGCTGGGTACGAGGCCCAGTATGGGAGCTGGCGACCTGTACCCAGAGTTCGTAAGCGCTTGGGAGAATATCACCAAGGATATGTCTGGAGATCAGAATAGCTGTTGTAATGATATCACATCGTTACAATTTATG GGGTATGCGGTGAAGACCTACGACAGTGTCCTCGTGATAGCCCACGGACTCGACAACTTCCTACGCGACGGCAACAACCTCAGCGAATATAAGGCAAACCCACCCAACTTGGCTAACATATTCGCTCAAGCGCGTCCCGATGGCAAATTGCTCTTCAAGTACCTTCGTGAG GTTAACATCCCTGGTGCCATGAACTGGTTAAACTTCACGGAGCAGAACAGGCCGTTTATGAGCGACTACCAGATAGTCAATTTAGACTCGAAATCATGGCGAGTG GTTGGTAACTGGTCCCAGACCTCGAATCCTCCCCTCTACCTCTCCAATTCCACCGATATCTACTTCCCTTCATGGACGCTAGAGAAACCAGCAGACTTCCAACTGGATCTGAAGAACAAAACTCTAAGAATAGTCACGATACTG GAAGCTCCATTCGTCATGGAGAATAACGGAAGCACAGCCTTTCCTGGAAGAAAGTATCAAGGCTTCTGCATCGACCTGTTGGACGCACTGCAGGAGAAGATCAACTTCAAATACGACATCCATTTGGTCAAGGATGGCAATTATGGAGCACAGGACGCGGTCACAGAGGAGTGGAACGGCATTGTGAGAGAAATACTGGATGAT GAAGCAGATATAGCGGTTGCACCACTCACGATCAGCTACGACAGGTCCCAAGTCGTCTCCTTTACAAAACCCTACATGGACTTCGGCCTTACAATCCTGATGGGCCGGACTACCCCCGAGAAGGACGTCCTCGCCTTCCTGCACCCATTCTCATTGAACCTCTGGCTGGGCTTCTCGGGCTTTCTCTGCCTCGCCGCGGTCAGTGTTTGGGTATGCGCCACGTTTAGCCCGTACGGATACAGGGGGCGGTACGCGCAGCGGCGAGATCGTTCCGATACAAGATGGCGCTCGCAGAGTTTGGCCATGTCGCTTTATGAGAGCGTACACTTCGCTTTTGCGgcaatagtcagcgcg AACACGGATGCCATACCCCGGAGTTTATCTGGCCGTATCATAGGCAACGCCTGGTGGTTGTGTGTTTTCTTCATTACCTCATCATACACGGCGAACTTGGCTGCTTTCCTGACAGTAGCAAGGCTTAACACAG GGGTATCTTCGATTGAGGATCTTGCCACCCAAACAGACATTAAGTATGGCACCGTCGCCTCAAGCCAACCCGAGGCTTTCTTCGAGCGCCGGCTGACCAGCATATACGGGACCATGTATGAATTCATGAAATATCAAAACACCAATGTTGCGACCGCCGCGGAGGGAATTGCAGAGGTTAGGAAGTCGGTCACTTCAAAAG GAAAAAGCAAGATACAGGCGTTCATCTTTGATTCCACCATCTTGGATTACGCTGCCCAATCACAGCCGTGCAACGTATTGACCATTGGCCGCGTGTTTGCAAAAGCAGGCTACGGATTAGCTATGCGGAAGAACTCACCCTTTTTGCACGATTTCAACCAGCAGGTGATTGCACTTCGTGATGAGGGAAAGTTGGAGAGTCTGCACACAACGTGGTTCAAAGGGGGCTGTCCAGCGGCAGATTCAG CCTCGACCAACAGTGGAGGAGACCAGTTGAATTTCTGGAGCATGGCCGGAGTGTTCTTTTGTTTTCTTGGTCTCTTCGTCATCGGCATGATCGTCCTGATTTGTGAATACTTTATCGCCTCCTATCGACGGTCAAAAGAAGCAGACCCGGGTGAG ATAAAAAGACCAACCTTCTCCGAGTCGATCAGCGacagaaagaagaaaataaggAACGACCTGTGTTATAATGTGTGCGGCCATTGCTGGCCTAAACTCAGTCACGTTGACGATGACGTCAGCCCGACTCAATCTCAGACTGCGAAGAATGACCATCCGGGTTTTGCAGGAAGCAATGGTGTGATACCCAATGCATACGCTATGTATCATACAGGACCTTCGCCTGACTTGGGTATTTCCCACCAGGGCTCGGCAACGAAGTGTCCCCCAAACGATTTCAATGGCGAGAGATATACAAAAACTAGTCCAAGGCACCATCCATATCATGGGAGTCCTCGGATGATTAAGTCGGTTCGGGTATAG
- the LOC135497267 gene encoding glutamate receptor 2-like isoform X5 → MDTYSIKQRKHSNGFRHDKVTMGVALCWLLKAGFCLLLPQVASAAYGTAPKNVTFGVIIPETGGFYSKAMKLAVDLAVQRVANDPTLLPNINLLPLFKMVDSQLDTFQSITAVSEFLHNGVHFIVGPDSSTAVKATQPICQGMHIPQLAPSATDPILSSFHDLYPYLLKMSSPDSLQSTALYDLVIKMRWTRVAILTSSSDYGRNGLTEFQRLASRGDALAITSVDMFHAPYNASLTDATKQLKAIIAKGTRIVILNCLSVHAYHILTQAAQLGMLNKGWGWLVTDGVTSSSISNSCMETPLHLRGLLGTRPSMGAGDLYPEFVSAWENITKDMSGDQNSCCNDITSLQFMGYAVKTYDSVLVIAHGLDNFLRDGNNLSEYKANPPNLANIFAQARPDGKLLFKYLREVNIPGAMNWLNFTEQNRPFMSDYQIVNLDSKSWRVVGNWSQTSNPPLYLSNSTDIYFPSWTLEKPADFQLDLKNKTLRIVTILEAPFVMENNGSTAFPGRKYQGFCIDLLDALQEKINFKYDIHLVKDGNYGAQDAVTEEWNGIVREILDDEADIAVAPLTISYDRSQVVSFTKPYMDFGLTILMGRTTPEKDVLAFLHPFSLNLWLGFSGFLCLAAVSVWVCATFSPYGYRGRYAQRRDRSDTRWRSQSLAMSLYESVHFAFAAIVSANTDAIPRSLSGRIIGNAWWLCVFFITSSYTANLAAFLTVARLNTGVSSIEDLATQTDIKYGTVASSQPEAFFERRLTSIYGTMYEFMKYQNTNVATAAEGIAEVRKSVTSKGKSKIQAFIFDSTILDYAAQSQPCNVLTIGRVFAKAGYGLAMRKNSPFLHDFNQQVIALRDEGKLESLHTTWFKGGCPAADSACPSLQNCGASTNSGGDQLNFWSMAGVFFCFLGLFVIGMIVLICEYFIASYRRSKEADPGEIKRPTFSESISDRKKKIRNDLCYNVCGHCWPKLSHVDDDVSPTQSQTAKNDHPGFAGSNGVIPNAYAMYHTGPSPDLGISHQGSATKCPPNDFNGERYTKTSPRHHPYHGSPRMIKSVRV, encoded by the exons GCGTCATCATCCCAGAGACGGGAGGATTTTACAGCAAAGCCATGAAGCTGGCCGTGGATCTCGCTGTCCAGAGAGTGGCAAACGATCCAACCCTTCTTCCaaacatcaacctcctacctCTGTTCAAAATGGTCGACAGTCAGCTCGACACATTTCAAAGTATCACCGCAG TTTCGGAGTTCCTCCACAATGGCGTCCACTTCATCGTTGGGCCCGATTCCTCGACGGCCGTGAAGGCGACCCAGCCCATTTGTCAAGGGATGCATATCCCACAGCTGGCCCCCTCAGCCACTGACCCAATCCTTTCCAGCTTTCATGATCTCTATCCATATCTTCTAAAA ATGAGTTCCCCAGACTCTCTCCAGAGCACGGCCCTGTATGACCTGGTGATCAAGATGCGCTGGACCAGAGTAGCCATTCTGACGTCGTCCTCAGATTACG GTCGCAATGGCCTTACAGAGTTCCAGCGGTTGGCCTCAAGAGGCGACGCTTTAGCTATCACCAGTGTTGATATGTTCCACGCCCCTTACAATGCCTCGCTGACGGACGCCACCAAACAACTGAAGGCTATCATCGCCAAAG GTACTCGCATTGTCATTTTGAACTGCCTCTCCGTCCATGCCTACCACATCCTGACGCAGGCTGCCCAGCTGGGAATGCTGAATAAAGGTTGGGGCTGGTTGGTGACGGATGGAGTCACATCG AGCAGCATATCTAACAGTTGTATGGAGACGCCGCTACACCTCAGGGGCTTGCTGGGTACGAGGCCCAGTATGGGAGCTGGCGACCTGTACCCAGAGTTCGTAAGCGCTTGGGAGAATATCACCAAGGATATGTCTGGAGATCAGAATAGCTGTTGTAATGATATCACATCGTTACAATTTATG GGGTATGCGGTGAAGACCTACGACAGTGTCCTCGTGATAGCCCACGGACTCGACAACTTCCTACGCGACGGCAACAACCTCAGCGAATATAAGGCAAACCCACCCAACTTGGCTAACATATTCGCTCAAGCGCGTCCCGATGGCAAATTGCTCTTCAAGTACCTTCGTGAG GTTAACATCCCTGGTGCCATGAACTGGTTAAACTTCACGGAGCAGAACAGGCCGTTTATGAGCGACTACCAGATAGTCAATTTAGACTCGAAATCATGGCGAGTG GTTGGTAACTGGTCCCAGACCTCGAATCCTCCCCTCTACCTCTCCAATTCCACCGATATCTACTTCCCTTCATGGACGCTAGAGAAACCAGCAGACTTCCAACTGGATCTGAAGAACAAAACTCTAAGAATAGTCACGATACTG GAAGCTCCATTCGTCATGGAGAATAACGGAAGCACAGCCTTTCCTGGAAGAAAGTATCAAGGCTTCTGCATCGACCTGTTGGACGCACTGCAGGAGAAGATCAACTTCAAATACGACATCCATTTGGTCAAGGATGGCAATTATGGAGCACAGGACGCGGTCACAGAGGAGTGGAACGGCATTGTGAGAGAAATACTGGATGAT GAAGCAGATATAGCGGTTGCACCACTCACGATCAGCTACGACAGGTCCCAAGTCGTCTCCTTTACAAAACCCTACATGGACTTCGGCCTTACAATCCTGATGGGCCGGACTACCCCCGAGAAGGACGTCCTCGCCTTCCTGCACCCATTCTCATTGAACCTCTGGCTGGGCTTCTCGGGCTTTCTCTGCCTCGCCGCGGTCAGTGTTTGGGTATGCGCCACGTTTAGCCCGTACGGATACAGGGGGCGGTACGCGCAGCGGCGAGATCGTTCCGATACAAGATGGCGCTCGCAGAGTTTGGCCATGTCGCTTTATGAGAGCGTACACTTCGCTTTTGCGgcaatagtcagcgcg AACACGGATGCCATACCCCGGAGTTTATCTGGCCGTATCATAGGCAACGCCTGGTGGTTGTGTGTTTTCTTCATTACCTCATCATACACGGCGAACTTGGCTGCTTTCCTGACAGTAGCAAGGCTTAACACAG GGGTATCTTCGATTGAGGATCTTGCCACCCAAACAGACATTAAGTATGGCACCGTCGCCTCAAGCCAACCCGAGGCTTTCTTCGAGCGCCGGCTGACCAGCATATACGGGACCATGTATGAATTCATGAAATATCAAAACACCAATGTTGCGACCGCCGCGGAGGGAATTGCAGAGGTTAGGAAGTCGGTCACTTCAAAAG GAAAAAGCAAGATACAGGCGTTCATCTTTGATTCCACCATCTTGGATTACGCTGCCCAATCACAGCCGTGCAACGTATTGACCATTGGCCGCGTGTTTGCAAAAGCAGGCTACGGATTAGCTATGCGGAAGAACTCACCCTTTTTGCACGATTTCAACCAGCAGGTGATTGCACTTCGTGATGAGGGAAAGTTGGAGAGTCTGCACACAACGTGGTTCAAAGGGGGCTGTCCAGCGGCAGATTCAG CGTGTCCAAGCTTACAGAATTGTGGAG CCTCGACCAACAGTGGAGGAGACCAGTTGAATTTCTGGAGCATGGCCGGAGTGTTCTTTTGTTTTCTTGGTCTCTTCGTCATCGGCATGATCGTCCTGATTTGTGAATACTTTATCGCCTCCTATCGACGGTCAAAAGAAGCAGACCCGGGTGAG ATAAAAAGACCAACCTTCTCCGAGTCGATCAGCGacagaaagaagaaaataaggAACGACCTGTGTTATAATGTGTGCGGCCATTGCTGGCCTAAACTCAGTCACGTTGACGATGACGTCAGCCCGACTCAATCTCAGACTGCGAAGAATGACCATCCGGGTTTTGCAGGAAGCAATGGTGTGATACCCAATGCATACGCTATGTATCATACAGGACCTTCGCCTGACTTGGGTATTTCCCACCAGGGCTCGGCAACGAAGTGTCCCCCAAACGATTTCAATGGCGAGAGATATACAAAAACTAGTCCAAGGCACCATCCATATCATGGGAGTCCTCGGATGATTAAGTCGGTTCGGGTATAG